Proteins from a genomic interval of Verrucomicrobium sp.:
- a CDS encoding bifunctional homocysteine S-methyltransferase/methylenetetrahydrofolate reductase — MANLLDELEERVLIGDGATGTYLYSLGIPQGRCLEEANLVRPELVTRVYEEYIAAGARVVETNSFGANRLRLANYGLEEKVAEINWKAARLLKEAAKGRDVYVGGSVGPLQRRLSDLPISNADRALIYREQIGALLDGGCDLIFLETFTDLADLLIALDAFQNLSNIPVVASLGVAEEGRLGSGEDFPTAFRRLREAGADLVGINGTCGVQASLHLLRQLELGPDDRPAVYPNAGKPEFYEGRFNYAASPEYFAASLPAFVAEGARLIGGDYGTEPRHTAALAEAARALQPVPRRGKPGLRRAASARVEAVPAPAPAEPSLLDRLKEKPRGQATIVELDSPKNLSMEKFMEGVRALDRAGADAVTLADNSLAILRVSNVAAAVMIRRELSILPLLHIACRDRNLLGLQSDLMGLGALGFRHILALTGDPAKAGDHPGATSVYDLNSLGLIKLLAGMNRGVNAVGRDLRGRSDFVIGCAFNPNARNFDSQLRKLESKVAAGAAYVMTQPVFDPALVEKTAKAIAPLGVPVFIGVMPVLNARNAEFLHNEVPGIVIPEAVRERLRHAEGDAAAEVGLAFAKELRDEVRAHAPGLYLITPFLRYDLSVRLMEK; from the coding sequence ATGGCAAACCTATTGGACGAACTGGAAGAGCGGGTGCTGATCGGCGACGGCGCCACGGGCACCTACCTCTATTCCCTGGGCATCCCCCAGGGGCGCTGCCTGGAGGAGGCCAACCTGGTCCGGCCGGAGCTGGTCACCCGCGTCTATGAGGAATATATCGCCGCCGGAGCCCGCGTGGTGGAGACGAACAGCTTCGGCGCCAACCGCCTGCGCCTGGCCAATTACGGCCTGGAGGAAAAGGTGGCGGAGATCAACTGGAAGGCCGCCCGTCTCTTAAAAGAGGCGGCCAAGGGGAGGGACGTCTACGTCGGCGGCTCCGTCGGCCCCCTTCAGCGGCGGCTGAGCGACCTCCCCATCTCCAACGCCGACCGCGCCCTCATCTACCGGGAGCAGATCGGCGCGCTGCTGGACGGCGGCTGCGACCTCATCTTCCTGGAGACCTTCACCGACCTGGCCGACCTCCTCATCGCCCTGGACGCCTTCCAGAACCTTTCCAACATCCCCGTCGTCGCCTCCCTGGGCGTCGCGGAGGAGGGGCGGTTGGGGAGCGGGGAGGACTTCCCCACCGCCTTCCGCCGCCTGCGGGAGGCGGGGGCCGACCTGGTCGGCATCAACGGTACCTGCGGCGTGCAGGCCTCCCTCCATCTCCTGCGCCAATTGGAGCTGGGCCCGGACGACCGCCCCGCCGTCTACCCCAACGCGGGCAAGCCGGAGTTCTACGAGGGCCGCTTCAACTACGCCGCCAGCCCGGAATACTTCGCCGCCAGCCTGCCCGCCTTCGTCGCGGAAGGGGCGCGGCTGATCGGCGGCGACTACGGCACGGAGCCCCGGCATACCGCCGCCCTGGCGGAGGCGGCCCGCGCCCTCCAGCCCGTTCCCCGCCGGGGCAAGCCCGGCCTCCGCCGCGCCGCCTCCGCACGCGTGGAGGCCGTTCCGGCGCCCGCCCCGGCGGAGCCCTCCCTCCTGGACCGGCTGAAAGAAAAGCCGCGCGGCCAGGCCACCATCGTCGAGCTCGATTCGCCGAAGAACCTCTCCATGGAAAAGTTCATGGAGGGCGTCCGCGCGCTCGACCGCGCGGGGGCCGACGCCGTCACCCTGGCGGACAACTCCCTGGCCATCCTGCGGGTGAGCAACGTGGCCGCCGCCGTCATGATCCGGCGGGAGCTTTCCATCCTGCCGCTCCTCCACATCGCCTGCCGGGACCGGAACCTCCTGGGCCTCCAGTCCGACCTCATGGGCCTGGGCGCCCTGGGCTTCCGGCACATCCTGGCCCTGACCGGCGACCCGGCCAAGGCGGGGGACCACCCCGGCGCCACCTCCGTCTACGACCTCAACTCCCTGGGTCTTATCAAGCTGCTGGCCGGGATGAACCGGGGCGTCAACGCCGTGGGGCGCGACCTGCGGGGCCGCTCCGACTTCGTCATCGGCTGCGCCTTCAACCCCAACGCGCGCAACTTCGACTCCCAGCTGCGGAAGCTCGAATCGAAGGTCGCCGCCGGGGCCGCCTACGTCATGACCCAGCCGGTCTTCGATCCCGCGCTGGTGGAAAAGACGGCCAAGGCCATCGCCCCCCTGGGCGTGCCGGTCTTCATCGGCGTCATGCCCGTCCTCAACGCCCGCAACGCCGAATTCCTCCACAACGAGGTCCCCGGCATCGTCATCCCGGAGGCGGTGCGGGAGCGCCTCCGCCACGCGGAGGGGGACGCGGCGGCGGAAGTCGGCCTGGCCTTCGCCAAGGAACTGCGGGACGAGGTGCGGGCCCACGCGCCCGGCCTCTACCTCATCACCCCCTTCCTCCGCTACGACCTGAGCGTGCGGCTCATGGAGAAATGA
- a CDS encoding dihydroneopterin aldolase produces MSDRILISALRLETHLGVPDAERANPQFVEVTVELEVRGTAAAAARDDIALTVNYGDVARTLARVAAHRPRKLLETLAEDLAAEALRFEGVRAVKLVAEKFVLPNAQSVAVRIRRKRKK; encoded by the coding sequence ATGTCCGATCGCATCCTCATCTCGGCTTTGCGGCTTGAGACTCATTTGGGCGTCCCTGACGCGGAGCGGGCCAACCCGCAATTCGTCGAGGTGACGGTGGAGCTGGAAGTCCGCGGCACCGCAGCCGCCGCCGCCCGGGACGACATCGCCCTGACTGTGAACTACGGCGACGTGGCCCGCACCCTGGCCCGCGTGGCCGCCCACCGCCCGCGCAAGCTCCTGGAAACGCTGGCGGAGGACCTCGCCGCCGAGGCGCTCCGCTTCGAGGGCGTGCGCGCGGTGAAGCTGGTGGCGGAAAAATTCGTCCTGCCCAACGCGCAGTCCGTCGCCGTCCGCATCCGGCGGAAGAGGAAGAAGTAA
- a CDS encoding ABC-2 family transporter protein produces MRLLKIWLAAGRYSLTRELMFRGNFILWVLVEISWFALQLAFIEVLYLQVDAVAGWTKWQMVTLIGMGQVIQQVCQLFFLVNFIDFPELVRTGKLDFFLAQPAPVLFQVTTRRWDIGSTLNAFLAAGVTAFGAAHAGVPFTPLSLLAALLLVGAGVAIHYGLLLLFTTLSFWMTRSQGLVTAYYQCCSLMRQPREVFRGGLRFVFTWIVPLLLVANLPSRALFGTLAWREAAALVALSAAFVAVSIAFFHYGLRSYKSASS; encoded by the coding sequence ATGCGCCTCCTTAAAATCTGGCTCGCCGCCGGGCGCTACTCCCTGACCCGGGAGCTGATGTTCCGGGGCAACTTCATCCTGTGGGTATTGGTGGAGATCTCCTGGTTCGCCCTCCAGCTGGCCTTTATCGAGGTGCTCTACCTCCAGGTCGACGCCGTCGCCGGATGGACGAAGTGGCAGATGGTCACCCTCATCGGCATGGGGCAGGTGATCCAGCAGGTCTGCCAGCTCTTCTTCCTGGTCAACTTCATCGACTTCCCGGAGCTGGTGCGCACGGGCAAGCTCGACTTCTTCCTGGCCCAACCCGCGCCGGTCCTCTTCCAGGTCACCACGCGGCGGTGGGACATCGGCTCGACCCTCAACGCCTTCCTGGCCGCCGGGGTGACCGCCTTCGGCGCGGCGCACGCGGGCGTGCCCTTCACGCCGCTCTCCCTCCTCGCCGCGCTCCTCCTGGTCGGGGCGGGCGTGGCGATCCACTACGGGCTCCTCCTCCTCTTCACCACGCTCTCCTTCTGGATGACCCGCTCCCAGGGCCTGGTCACCGCCTACTACCAGTGCTGCAGCCTGATGCGCCAGCCCCGGGAGGTCTTCCGGGGCGGCCTGCGCTTCGTCTTCACCTGGATCGTGCCGCTCCTCCTGGTGGCCAACCTGCCCTCCCGCGCCCTCTTCGGCACCCTGGCCTGGAGGGAGGCGGCGGCTCTGGTCGCCCTTTCCGCGGCCTTCGTCGCCGTTTCCATCGCCTTTTTCCACTACGGCCTGCGCTCCTACAAAAGCGCTTCCTCTTAG
- a CDS encoding L,D-transpeptidase gives MSTNGAGLHLRVDTARQLVELRNGGVTIWQAPVSTSSFGLGEEPGSWKTPRGKHRIAAKIGDGAALGARFVGRVATGEVWTPEAPETEDDLVLTRILWLEGLEPRNANSKDRYVYFHGTNREDRIGQAASHGCIRLRNADIAALFERVEVGTEVEIVG, from the coding sequence ATGAGCACGAACGGAGCCGGCCTCCACCTCCGCGTCGACACGGCGCGGCAGCTCGTGGAACTGCGCAACGGCGGCGTCACCATCTGGCAGGCGCCGGTCAGCACCTCCTCCTTCGGCCTGGGCGAGGAGCCGGGCAGCTGGAAGACGCCGCGCGGGAAACACCGCATCGCCGCCAAGATCGGCGACGGGGCCGCCCTGGGCGCCCGCTTCGTCGGCCGCGTTGCCACGGGGGAAGTCTGGACTCCCGAGGCCCCGGAGACGGAGGACGACCTGGTCCTCACCCGCATCCTGTGGCTGGAAGGGCTGGAACCGCGCAACGCCAATAGCAAGGACCGCTACGTCTACTTCCACGGCACCAACCGGGAAGACCGCATCGGCCAGGCCGCCTCCCACGGCTGCATCCGCCTGCGCAATGCCGACATCGCCGCCCTCTTCGAGCGGGTCGAGGTCGGCACGGAAGTCGAAATCGTCGGGTGA
- a CDS encoding glycosyltransferase family 9 protein → MSGAALLGRVLRRAGREAACFPLLHLRPRLEAARRARHWAGKGAAAVPRQILVAQLADIGDMVLTGPFLRRLRGLYPGARIVLAAAPHVAEFARGCRHVDAVAPFDFQALAGPAWRQATAGCPAWWREAAALREREFPGLPPDLGLSVRTNQDVVQAAAQVVLAGSHGRRLLGMPVKPLLGYFRSGLVLDRVVPVPRAGHEVERQAALFEALGQPAAAPGPLEPWITPNTAREAADVWRSLGWAEDRPVVGLGIGAGHMGKVWPAARFASLARRFRRVHIAVIGSAADREAGEEIARACGANAANLAGRMPLEVTAAFLARCGLFVGNDSGPLHLAAAAGVPVVGLYSREDPARWAPWTERREVLREAEIGRLEPEAVLAAARRLLPV, encoded by the coding sequence ATGAGCGGCGCCGCCCTTTTGGGGCGCGTCCTCCGGCGCGCCGGGCGGGAAGCGGCCTGCTTCCCCCTCCTCCACCTCCGTCCCCGGCTGGAAGCGGCCCGCCGCGCCCGGCATTGGGCGGGGAAGGGCGCCGCCGCCGTGCCGCGCCAGATCCTCGTCGCGCAATTGGCCGACATCGGCGACATGGTCCTGACCGGCCCTTTCCTGCGCCGCTTGCGCGGCCTTTATCCGGGGGCCCGCATCGTCCTGGCCGCCGCGCCCCATGTGGCCGAGTTCGCGCGGGGCTGCCGCCACGTCGACGCCGTCGCCCCGTTCGATTTTCAGGCGCTGGCCGGTCCCGCGTGGCGGCAGGCCACCGCGGGGTGCCCCGCCTGGTGGCGGGAGGCTGCCGCGCTGCGGGAGCGGGAATTCCCCGGCCTGCCGCCCGACCTGGGCCTCTCCGTGCGGACGAACCAGGACGTCGTCCAGGCGGCGGCGCAGGTCGTCCTGGCGGGCAGCCACGGGCGGCGTCTTTTGGGCATGCCGGTGAAGCCCCTGCTGGGCTACTTCCGTTCCGGCCTGGTCCTGGACCGGGTGGTCCCCGTCCCCCGGGCCGGGCACGAGGTGGAGCGGCAGGCCGCCCTCTTCGAGGCCCTGGGCCAGCCCGCCGCCGCGCCCGGCCCGCTGGAGCCGTGGATCACGCCGAACACCGCGCGGGAGGCCGCCGACGTCTGGCGCTCCCTTGGCTGGGCGGAGGACCGTCCGGTCGTCGGCCTCGGCATCGGCGCGGGCCATATGGGAAAGGTTTGGCCCGCCGCGCGCTTCGCCTCCCTGGCGCGCCGGTTCCGCCGCGTCCATATCGCCGTCATCGGTTCCGCCGCCGACCGGGAGGCGGGGGAGGAAATCGCCCGCGCCTGCGGGGCCAACGCGGCGAACCTGGCGGGCCGGATGCCGCTGGAGGTGACGGCGGCTTTCCTGGCCCGCTGCGGCCTTTTCGTCGGGAACGACTCCGGCCCCCTCCACCTGGCCGCCGCCGCGGGCGTGCCGGTCGTCGGCCTCTACAGCCGGGAAGATCCCGCCCGCTGGGCTCCCTGGACGGAGCGGCGGGAGGTGCTGCGGGAGGCGGAGATCGGCCGTCTGGAGCCGGAGGCGGTGCTTGCCGCTGCCCGGCGGCTTCTGCCAGTTTGA
- a CDS encoding NUDIX domain-containing protein, producing MNQGPFKHLILAGSGLLHDGQGFGAACRERGLILSLLDGADPREAVPRLLSERGLDPAETLLVGDTRRAIEAARHGGVTSCALLTGAEPLEQLKEAAPDLLFRDLDQLLVHLGHRPTPPPPLPAVGALLYNGRGEVLMIQTFKWSHHWGIPGGKIQGGETAEAAVIREVREETGLELEKVRFARIHDCINPPEFYHPAHFILLTYTARVAGEDPSVRLNEEADCFRWIRPDEALGLPLNGPSRTLLEHVRSHPHLGFAA from the coding sequence GTGAACCAGGGCCCCTTCAAGCACCTCATCCTGGCCGGATCCGGCCTGCTCCATGACGGGCAGGGCTTTGGGGCGGCCTGCCGGGAGCGGGGCCTCATTCTCTCCCTTTTGGACGGCGCCGACCCGCGGGAAGCCGTCCCGCGCCTCCTTTCCGAGCGGGGGCTGGACCCGGCGGAAACCCTCCTCGTCGGCGACACGCGGCGCGCCATCGAGGCCGCCCGCCACGGCGGCGTCACCAGCTGCGCCCTTCTCACCGGCGCCGAGCCCCTGGAACAACTCAAGGAAGCCGCGCCCGACCTCCTCTTCCGCGACCTGGACCAGCTCCTCGTCCACCTGGGCCACCGGCCCACGCCCCCGCCGCCCCTGCCCGCCGTCGGCGCACTGCTCTATAACGGGCGCGGGGAGGTCCTCATGATCCAGACCTTCAAATGGAGCCACCACTGGGGCATCCCCGGCGGCAAGATCCAGGGCGGGGAGACGGCGGAGGCCGCCGTCATCCGGGAGGTGCGGGAGGAAACCGGCCTGGAACTGGAGAAAGTCCGCTTCGCCCGCATTCACGACTGCATCAATCCGCCGGAATTCTACCACCCGGCCCACTTCATCCTCCTCACCTACACGGCCCGCGTGGCGGGGGAGGACCCCTCCGTCCGCCTCAACGAGGAGGCCGACTGCTTCCGCTGGATCCGGCCGGACGAGGCCCTCGGCTTGCCTTTGAACGGCCCCAGCCGCACCCTCCTGGAGCATGTCCGATCGCATCCTCATCTCGGCTTTGCGGCTTGA
- a CDS encoding tetratricopeptide repeat protein: MKTERDLSGGASDLWTRARAASDPEYAIPLLQSLVKLEPSFLDGRRALRDMEITRHRGASSLAKQLQAVKAAAAGLKAAGTLKKNPAEALSLAEDALVHDPFHTKANETLAAAALALELPQIAVLAYETLADATPQATANLHRLADLHMKQGNFQLAIDAYERALRVDPRDGEAQAGLKNASARLASSSGGWERQGDFRESLRDKEQAAALEQESKVAKSADAIAEQIARLDQLRAAEPNNLNHPRQIADLLLQREDYESAIAWYEYTYNQGGQTDAALEKKISGLRLKKVDHDMAAARAALAAEPGRADLAKYVEDLEVYRRQLHLQTAQAMVQRYPNDKQFHYELGKAYVELGMYKEARPALQEGKRQPSVRAQASNLLGICFWKSNMFDLAEKELSAAAAEISTLNETKKEILYNLGSVQEAGGKKEAAIETFKQIYEVDLTYRDVAARVESSYNPAG, encoded by the coding sequence GTGAAAACCGAACGGGACCTTTCCGGCGGAGCTTCCGACCTCTGGACGCGCGCGCGCGCCGCGTCCGACCCCGAATACGCCATCCCCCTCCTGCAAAGCCTGGTCAAGCTGGAGCCCTCCTTCCTGGACGGCCGCCGCGCCCTGCGGGACATGGAGATCACCCGCCACCGGGGCGCCTCCTCTCTGGCCAAGCAGCTACAGGCCGTGAAGGCCGCCGCCGCCGGCCTGAAAGCCGCCGGCACGCTGAAGAAAAACCCCGCCGAGGCCCTGTCCCTGGCGGAGGACGCCCTGGTCCACGACCCCTTCCACACCAAGGCCAACGAGACGCTGGCCGCCGCCGCCCTGGCGCTGGAACTGCCGCAGATCGCCGTCCTGGCCTACGAAACCCTGGCCGACGCCACCCCCCAGGCTACCGCGAACCTCCACCGCCTGGCCGACCTGCACATGAAGCAGGGAAACTTCCAGCTGGCCATCGACGCCTACGAGCGGGCCCTCCGCGTCGATCCCCGCGACGGGGAGGCCCAGGCGGGCCTCAAAAACGCCTCCGCCCGTCTGGCCTCCTCCAGCGGCGGCTGGGAGCGGCAGGGCGACTTCCGCGAGTCCCTGCGGGACAAGGAACAGGCCGCCGCCCTGGAACAGGAATCGAAGGTCGCCAAGTCGGCCGACGCGATCGCCGAGCAGATCGCCCGCCTCGACCAGCTGCGCGCCGCCGAGCCGAACAACCTCAACCACCCCCGCCAAATCGCCGACCTCCTCCTGCAGCGGGAGGATTACGAGAGCGCCATCGCCTGGTACGAATACACCTACAACCAGGGCGGACAGACCGACGCGGCCTTGGAAAAGAAAATCTCCGGCCTGCGGCTTAAGAAAGTCGACCATGACATGGCCGCCGCCCGCGCCGCCCTGGCGGCGGAGCCCGGCCGCGCCGACCTGGCCAAATACGTCGAGGACCTCGAGGTCTACCGCCGCCAGCTCCACCTCCAAACCGCGCAGGCCATGGTCCAGCGCTATCCCAACGACAAGCAGTTCCACTACGAGCTGGGCAAGGCCTACGTGGAGCTGGGGATGTACAAGGAGGCCCGCCCCGCCCTGCAGGAGGGCAAGCGCCAGCCGAGCGTCCGCGCCCAGGCCTCCAACCTCCTGGGCATCTGCTTCTGGAAGTCGAACATGTTCGACCTGGCGGAAAAGGAGCTTTCCGCCGCCGCCGCCGAGATCTCCACCCTCAACGAGACGAAGAAGGAGATCCTCTACAACCTGGGCTCCGTCCAGGAGGCGGGGGGGAAGAAGGAGGCCGCCATCGAGACCTTCAAGCAGATCTACGAGGTCGACCTGACCTACCGGGACGTCGCCGCCCGGGTCGAAAGCTCCTATAACCCGGCGGGCTAG
- the fmt gene encoding methionyl-tRNA formyltransferase, producing MKIVFIGTSEFGVPALTALAGSKEHTITGVITQPDRPAGRQQKPAPSPVKEAAFRLHLKIFQPEKIKAASVVKQIEYLEPDVIVVAAYGQILPKAVLDLPQYGCLNLHASLLPKYRGASPIQSAILGREKETGVTIMWMDEGLDTGDMMRTEKTSIRAADTAQTVHDRLGQLAAKALLKALDDVKGGKAARVKQDAEKATYAPKLTKESGKIDWSKTKRDIDAHIRAMTPWPSAYTWVPDGRKDSPDHKMLKVFSTIFSRRAKGKPGEVVAIDRHGVLVATGGGGGLLLREVQLEGKKRMHAAEFARGFNLALGTILGG from the coding sequence ATGAAAATCGTCTTCATCGGCACCTCGGAATTCGGCGTTCCGGCGCTCACCGCCCTAGCAGGGAGCAAGGAGCACACGATCACCGGCGTCATCACCCAGCCGGACCGCCCGGCGGGCCGCCAGCAGAAACCCGCCCCCTCCCCCGTCAAGGAGGCCGCCTTCCGCCTGCACCTGAAGATCTTCCAGCCGGAGAAGATCAAGGCCGCCAGCGTGGTGAAGCAGATCGAATACCTGGAGCCGGACGTCATCGTCGTCGCCGCCTACGGCCAGATCCTGCCGAAGGCCGTCCTCGACCTGCCGCAATACGGCTGCCTGAACCTCCACGCCTCCCTCCTGCCGAAGTACCGCGGCGCCTCCCCCATCCAGAGCGCCATCCTGGGCCGGGAGAAGGAGACCGGCGTCACCATCATGTGGATGGACGAGGGCCTCGACACCGGCGACATGATGCGGACGGAAAAGACCTCCATCCGCGCCGCCGACACCGCCCAGACCGTCCACGACCGCCTGGGCCAGCTGGCCGCAAAGGCCCTCCTCAAGGCCCTGGACGACGTGAAGGGAGGCAAGGCCGCCCGCGTGAAGCAGGACGCCGAAAAGGCGACCTACGCGCCGAAGCTCACCAAGGAAAGCGGCAAGATCGACTGGTCGAAGACGAAGCGGGACATCGACGCCCACATCCGCGCCATGACCCCCTGGCCCTCCGCCTACACCTGGGTGCCGGACGGCCGGAAAGACTCCCCCGACCACAAAATGCTCAAGGTCTTCTCCACCATCTTCTCCCGCCGCGCCAAGGGGAAGCCGGGCGAGGTCGTCGCCATCGACCGCCACGGCGTCCTCGTCGCCACGGGCGGCGGCGGGGGCCTCCTCCTGCGCGAGGTGCAGCTGGAGGGCAAGAAGCGGATGCACGCCGCCGAGTTCGCCCGCGGCTTCAACCTGGCCCTGGGCACCATCCTGGGCGGGTGA
- a CDS encoding ABC-2 family transporter protein, which translates to MFSRYGQVFSLGIQNTLVYRWNFLLRAAYNLIPLLTTYFIWQAVFAKKQAPIDGYSYPLMIAYYLALVVLTNTVAPTDEEFQIAADIRDGQLNQFLLRPVNYFLYRFILFVSGRLVYIAVTFLPLAFLLYCFRHFFANVPLSETWLPALLAFAGSGLLQFVVAFLVGILGFWVLEISSIAFMLYALEFLAGGNTFPLDLLPEPWRSAALSTPFAYEYFFPAGVLVGRIHGAAVWHGFLGQMAWTLALLLFAAWAWGRGLRRYTAVGS; encoded by the coding sequence ATGTTCTCCCGCTACGGCCAGGTCTTTTCCCTGGGGATCCAGAACACCCTCGTCTACCGCTGGAACTTCCTCCTGCGGGCGGCCTACAACCTGATCCCGCTCCTCACCACCTACTTCATCTGGCAGGCGGTCTTCGCCAAAAAGCAGGCGCCGATCGACGGCTATTCCTACCCGCTGATGATCGCCTACTACCTGGCGCTGGTGGTGCTGACGAACACGGTGGCCCCCACGGACGAGGAATTCCAAATCGCCGCCGACATCCGCGACGGCCAGCTCAACCAGTTCCTCCTCCGCCCGGTGAACTACTTCCTCTACCGCTTCATCCTCTTCGTCTCCGGGCGGCTGGTCTACATCGCCGTCACCTTCCTGCCGCTGGCCTTCCTTCTCTACTGCTTCCGCCATTTCTTCGCGAACGTGCCCCTCTCGGAAACGTGGCTGCCCGCGCTGCTGGCCTTCGCCGGATCGGGGCTGCTCCAGTTCGTCGTCGCCTTCCTCGTCGGCATCCTCGGCTTCTGGGTTTTGGAGATCAGCAGCATCGCCTTCATGCTCTACGCGCTCGAGTTCCTGGCCGGGGGAAACACCTTCCCCCTCGACCTCCTGCCGGAGCCCTGGCGGTCGGCGGCCCTCTCCACCCCCTTCGCCTACGAGTATTTTTTTCCCGCCGGCGTCCTCGTGGGCCGCATCCACGGCGCGGCGGTCTGGCACGGCTTCCTGGGGCAGATGGCCTGGACGCTGGCGCTCCTCCTCTTCGCCGCCTGGGCCTGGGGCCGGGGGCTGCGCCGCTACACCGCGGTGGGGAGCTAA
- a CDS encoding TIGR00730 family Rossman fold protein, with translation MPSAIESKAVPAAPYTTDNPVLDQKIRDLLKEAGIDPSSREYYEMMVSVLKLAGQKPTRADRKLYNQALKELRYANKIFTPYRDRKKICIFGSARTPAKNREYQAARDFAELMVKAGYMVITGGGDGIMGAAQEGAGRENSFGLNINLPFEQRANPTIDGDSKLIHFRYFFTRKLNFVKESHAIVCFPGGFGTMDEGFEAITLMQTGKTPVQPVLFIDAPGGNFWLTFERYLREHLLRDGLISDYDFHLFKFTDDLRLAEKEILAFYYNFHSYRFVDKELVIRLQRPIPDGALERLRHDFADILADPAAMRLSKPLPQEANEPDLAHLHRLRLPFNQKGYGRLRQLIDRLNEF, from the coding sequence ATGCCCTCTGCCATAGAAAGTAAAGCCGTTCCTGCGGCCCCCTACACCACCGACAACCCCGTTTTAGACCAGAAGATCCGCGACCTCCTCAAGGAGGCGGGCATCGACCCGAGCAGCCGCGAGTATTACGAGATGATGGTCTCCGTGCTCAAGCTGGCCGGGCAGAAGCCCACCCGCGCCGACCGCAAGCTCTACAACCAGGCCCTTAAGGAGCTGCGCTACGCCAACAAGATCTTCACCCCCTACCGCGACCGGAAAAAGATCTGCATCTTCGGCTCCGCCCGCACCCCGGCGAAGAACCGGGAATACCAGGCCGCGCGCGACTTCGCCGAGCTGATGGTGAAGGCGGGCTACATGGTCATCACCGGCGGCGGCGACGGCATCATGGGCGCCGCCCAGGAAGGCGCGGGCCGGGAAAACAGCTTCGGCCTGAACATCAACCTCCCCTTCGAGCAGCGGGCCAACCCGACGATCGACGGCGACTCGAAGCTGATCCACTTCCGCTACTTCTTCACCCGGAAGCTCAACTTCGTGAAGGAGTCCCACGCCATCGTCTGCTTCCCCGGCGGCTTCGGCACGATGGACGAGGGCTTCGAGGCGATCACCCTCATGCAGACGGGCAAGACCCCCGTGCAGCCCGTCCTCTTCATCGACGCCCCGGGCGGCAACTTCTGGCTGACCTTTGAGCGCTACCTGCGGGAGCACCTGCTGCGTGACGGCCTCATCTCCGACTACGACTTCCACCTCTTCAAGTTCACCGACGACCTGCGGCTGGCGGAGAAGGAGATCCTGGCCTTCTACTACAACTTCCATTCCTACCGCTTCGTCGACAAGGAGCTGGTCATCCGCCTTCAGCGCCCGATCCCGGACGGGGCCCTGGAGCGGCTGCGGCACGACTTCGCCGACATCCTGGCCGACCCCGCCGCCATGCGCCTCTCCAAGCCGCTGCCGCAGGAGGCCAACGAGCCCGACCTGGCCCACCTGCACCGCCTGCGCCTGCCCTTCAACCAGAAGGGCTACGGCCGCCTGCGCCAGCTGATCGACCGGCTCAACGAGTTCTAA
- a CDS encoding GatB/YqeY domain-containing protein encodes MSLSAQIDQHIKEAMLARQADRLGVLRMLKAAVKNAAIEKGGADSVPADIDVVAVIRKEVKKRQDSIASFQAGNRPELAAKEEAEIQVLQGYLPAALSEAELEKLVREAIAEAGATGKAQMGAVMKIAQAKAAGRADGKALSGLVQKLLA; translated from the coding sequence ATGAGCCTTTCCGCCCAGATCGACCAGCATATCAAGGAAGCCATGCTCGCCCGCCAGGCCGACCGCCTCGGCGTCCTGCGCATGCTCAAGGCGGCGGTGAAGAACGCCGCGATCGAGAAGGGCGGCGCCGATTCCGTCCCCGCCGACATCGACGTCGTCGCCGTCATCCGCAAGGAGGTCAAGAAGCGGCAGGACTCGATCGCCAGCTTCCAGGCGGGCAACCGCCCCGAGCTGGCCGCCAAGGAGGAGGCGGAGATCCAGGTTCTCCAGGGCTACCTGCCCGCCGCCCTTTCCGAGGCGGAGCTGGAGAAGCTGGTCCGCGAGGCGATCGCCGAGGCCGGAGCCACCGGGAAGGCGCAGATGGGCGCGGTGATGAAGATCGCCCAGGCGAAGGCCGCCGGCCGCGCCGACGGCAAGGCCCTCAGCGGCCTGGTGCAGAAGCTTTTGGCGTAG